From Cinclus cinclus chromosome 2, bCinCin1.1, whole genome shotgun sequence, one genomic window encodes:
- the CHRNA10 gene encoding neuronal acetylcholine receptor subunit alpha-10, whose product MEPAARLCLALCLAGVLPAPGCRGAQGRFAYKLLHDLFANYSSALRPVEDTDRALNVTFQVTLSQIIDMDERNQVLTSYLWVRQTWLDAHLTWDKDEYGGIDSIRIPSSYVWRPDIILYNNADEHFGGSMETNVVLRSDGHIMWDSPAITKSSCKVDVSYFPFDGQQCRLTFGSWTYNGNQIDLRNQLDTGDLRDFVENVEWEVLGMPATRNVITYGCCSEPYPDVTYTLLLRRRASFYIFNLLLPCIMVSFLAPLGFYLPADSGEKVSLGVTVLLALTVFQLLVAESMPPSESVPLIGKYYIATMTMITASTALTIFIMNVHHCGPGARPVPPWARRLILHHLARLCCVYEVGESCKSPRRAPGGRAAVGDAGRPAESPGEGRVGTEVPGCPWDHCLCHHDALLRNVGYIAGCFRHHRANQRRTGEWKKVAKVMDRFFMWVFFLMVFLMSVLVLGNAA is encoded by the exons ATGGAGCCCGCAGCTCGCCTGTGCCTCGCCCTCTGCCTCGCCGGCGTCCTCCCGGCCCCGG GCTGCCGGGGGGCGCAGGGCAGGTTCGCCTACAAACTGCTCCACGACCTCTTCGCCAACTACTCCAGCGCCCTGCGCCCCGTGGAGGACACGGACCGGGCTCTCAACGTCACCTTCCAGGTCACCTTGTCCCAGATCATCGACATG GACGAGAGGAACCAGGTCCTCACCTCCTACCTGTGGGTACGCCAGACCTGGCTGGACGCGCACCTCACCTGGGACAAGGACGAGTACGGCGGCATCGACAGCATCCGCATCCCCAGCAGCTACGTCTGGCGGCCGGACATCATCCTTTACAACAA CGCCGATGAGCACTTCGGCGGCTCCATGGAGACCAACGTGGTGCTGCGCTCCGACGGGCACATCATGTGGGACTCGCCCGCCATCACCAAGAGCTCCTGCAAGGTGGACGTGTCCTACTTCCCCTTCGACGGGCAGCAGTGCCGCCTCACCTTTGGCTCCTGGACCTACAATGGCAACCAGATCGACCTCCGCAACCAGCTGGACACCGGGGACCTGAGGGACTTCGTGGAGAACGTGGAGTGGGAGGTGCTAGGCATGCCGGCCACGAGGAACGTCATCACCTACGGCTGCTGCTCCGAGCCCTACCCCGATGTCACCTAcaccctgctcctgcgccgccGCGCCTCCTTCTACATCTTcaacctgctcctgccctgcatcATGGTCTCCTTCCTGGCGCCCCTGGGCTTCTACCTGCCGGCCGACTCGGGGGAGAAGGTGTCGCTGGGGGTGACGGTGCTGCTGGCCCTCACCGTGTTCCAGCTGCTGGTGGCCGAGAGCATGCCCCCGTCCGAGAGCGTCCCGCTCATCG GGAAGTACTACATCGCCACCATGACCATGATCACGGCCTCCACCGCGCTCACCATCTTCATCATGAATGTGCACCATTGCGGGCCGGGGGCCCGGCCGGTGCCCCCCTGGGCACGCCGGCTCATCCTGCACCACCTGGCGCGGCTCTGCTGCGTCTACGAGGTGGGCGAGAGCTGCAAGAGCCCCCGGCGGGCACCGGGCGGGCGGGCAGCCGTGGGGGACGCCGGGCGACCGGCGGAAAGCCCCGGGGAGGGGCGGGTGGGCACGGAGGTGCCAGGCTGCCCCTGGGACCACTGCCTGTGTCACCACGACGCCCTGCTGAGGAACGTTGGGTACATCGCCGGCTGCTTCCGGCACCACCGCGCCAACCAGCGCCGCACCGGCGAGTGGAAGAAGGTGGCCAAGGTGATGGACCGCTTCTTCATGTGGGTCTTCTTCCTCATGGTCTTCCTCATGAGCGTGCTGGTTCTGGGCAATGCTGCCTGA
- the LOC134057945 gene encoding LOW QUALITY PROTEIN: olfactory receptor 52K2-like (The sequence of the model RefSeq protein was modified relative to this genomic sequence to represent the inferred CDS: inserted 3 bases in 3 codons), producing MSAPNQSHTNSPSYLLMGIPDLEVFHMWISIPFCIIYITAVLGNVLVLLAVVLDRSLHQPMLSFIAMLATIHLILSTAILPKMLGVFWLDSREIGFESCFIQMFFTHTFTTAESGLLLAMSLDGYVAICHXLRCSTTLSSXRAIRAGLLSLARAVGIVVPLMYLLTSLPCCSSKVIPHSHCEHTAMVGLACAKVATSHCYSLTTATLLVGTDSAFITFSYCSILRXVLRLPSHRALLKALRICGSHIFVILIFYIGGLLSMDLQMFTPSLAPHVQLLVADFYLTVPPMLKPLVYGIKVKQIQEGICKLLGQLAGARRSQAAQEAQIQRDRIRFLPSQNKCGTECN from the exons ATGTCAGCCCCCAACCAATCCCACACCAATTCCCCATCTTACCTCCTGATGGGCATCCCTGACCTGGAAGTTTTCCACATGTGGATTTCCATCCCGTTCTGCATCATCTACatcacagctgtgctgggaaatgtCCTGGTGCTCCTGGCTGTGGTCCTGGACAGGAGCCTGCACCAGCCCATGCTCTCTTTCATTGCCATGCTGGCCACCATCCACCTCATCCTCTCCACTGCCATCCTACCCAAGATGCTGGGCGTGTTCTGGTTGGATTCCAGGGAGATTGGCTTTGAGTCCTGCTTCATCCAGATGTTCTTCACCCACACATTCACCACAGCGGAGTcagggctgctcctggccaTGTCCTTGGATGGGTACGTGGCCATCTGCC TGCTGAGGTGCAGCACCACCCTGAGCA CCAGGGCCATCCGGGCAGGATTGCTGTCCCTGGCCAGGGCAGTTGGCATCGTGGTCCCCCTGATGTACCTTCTCACCAGcctcccctgctgcagcagcaaggtGATCCCTCACTCCCACTGCGAGCACACGGCCATGGTGGGGCTGG CCTGTGCCAAAGTGGCCACCAGCCACTGCTACAGCCTGACCACGGCCACCCTGCTGGTGGGGACAGATTCTGCCTTCATCACCTTCTCCTACTGCAGCATCCTCA CTGTGCTCAGGCTGCcctcacacagagctctgctcaaGGCCCTCAGGATCTGTGGCTCCCACATTTTTGTCATCCTCATCTTTTACATCGGTGGGCTCCTGTCCATGGACCTGCAGATGTTCACTCCCAGCCTGGCCCCTCATGTCCAGCTGCTGGTGGCTGATTTCTACCTGACAGTGCCTCCCATGCTCAAGCCCCTCGTTTATGGCATAAAGGTGAAGCAGATCCAGGAAGGAATCTGCAAATTGCTGGGGCAGCTGGCAGGAGCCAGGAGATCACAAGCTGCTCAAGAGGCTCAGATTCAGAGAGACAGAATAAGATTTCTCCCATCTCAGAATAAATGTGGAACTGAGTGCAATTAA